One Kitasatospora sp. NBC_01287 DNA window includes the following coding sequences:
- a CDS encoding 3-deoxy-7-phosphoheptulonate synthase, which yields MTPPPELMLRQQPRHEAAATAAATITAATATTAATATATTAATAVAAPALPAVSTTDWRNLPADQQPPWPDPAQAAWVQDQLALQPALTAPADVRRLGSALAHVAAGRAFLLQAGDCAEPVGAPGLAAVRGKHRIIGEMAELLSGRTGLPTLTVGRIAGQYAKPRSKPEESHQGGALPVYRGDLVNGHAADPLARIPDPRRMLTAYRTARAVLNELHLIAHETASALLPRTWHEPDGAIGDLGVPTTAFDGTLRSVLKGYGQTVRRDGGWRRTGLWTSHEALVLDYEQALVRRDAHTGEHYLLSTHLPWIGERTRRPDGAHLAFLAQVANPVACKIGPGTSPADLVALCHRLDPHRRPGRLTLITRFGAGLVRDRLPALVRAVEAAGHQVAWVCDPMHGNTVTAAGGLKTRLMSDILAELTGFAEVLLRAGHWPGGVHLEIAGEHVTECLGHGGPATEEGLRRAYRTLCDPRLNNDQALVAARTVAELLARG from the coding sequence ATGACCCCGCCGCCCGAACTGATGCTCCGTCAGCAGCCCCGCCACGAGGCCGCCGCCACCGCCGCCGCCACCATCACCGCCGCCACCGCTACCACCGCCGCCACCGCCACCGCTACCACCGCCGCCACCGCCGTGGCCGCGCCCGCCCTGCCCGCCGTCAGCACCACCGACTGGCGCAACCTGCCCGCCGACCAGCAGCCGCCCTGGCCCGACCCGGCGCAGGCCGCCTGGGTCCAGGACCAGTTGGCCCTGCAGCCGGCCCTGACCGCGCCGGCCGACGTGCGCCGCCTGGGCTCGGCGCTCGCCCACGTCGCGGCCGGCCGCGCCTTCCTGCTCCAGGCCGGCGACTGCGCCGAACCGGTCGGCGCGCCGGGCCTGGCAGCGGTGCGCGGCAAGCACCGGATCATCGGTGAGATGGCCGAACTGCTGAGCGGCCGGACCGGGTTGCCGACCCTGACGGTCGGCCGGATCGCCGGCCAGTACGCCAAGCCCCGCTCCAAGCCGGAGGAGAGCCACCAGGGCGGGGCGCTGCCGGTCTACCGCGGTGACCTGGTCAACGGCCACGCGGCCGACCCGCTGGCCCGGATCCCGGATCCGCGCCGGATGCTGACGGCCTACCGCACGGCCCGCGCGGTGCTGAACGAACTGCACCTGATCGCCCACGAGACGGCCTCCGCGCTGCTCCCGCGCACCTGGCACGAGCCGGACGGCGCGATCGGCGACCTGGGCGTGCCGACCACCGCCTTCGACGGCACGCTCCGCTCGGTGCTCAAGGGCTACGGGCAGACCGTGCGGCGGGACGGCGGTTGGCGCCGCACCGGGCTCTGGACCAGCCACGAGGCACTGGTGCTGGACTACGAGCAGGCCCTGGTCCGGCGCGACGCCCACACCGGCGAGCACTACCTGCTCTCCACCCACCTGCCCTGGATCGGCGAGCGCACCCGGCGACCGGACGGCGCGCACCTGGCCTTCCTGGCCCAGGTCGCCAACCCGGTGGCCTGCAAGATCGGCCCGGGCACCAGCCCGGCCGACCTGGTCGCGCTCTGCCACCGGCTCGACCCGCACCGCCGTCCGGGCCGGCTCACCCTGATCACCCGGTTCGGCGCGGGCCTGGTCCGCGACCGGCTGCCGGCGCTGGTCCGGGCGGTCGAGGCGGCGGGGCACCAGGTGGCCTGGGTCTGCGATCCGATGCACGGCAACACCGTCACCGCGGCCGGGGGCCTCAAGACCCGGCTGATGAGCGACATCCTGGCCGAACTCACCGGCTTCGCCGAGGTGCTGCTGCGGGCCGGCCACTGGCCGGGCGGCGTGCACCTGGAGATCGCCGGCGAGCACGTGACCGAGTGCCTGGGCCACGGCGGCCCCGCCACCGAGGAGGGGCTGCGCCGGGCCTACCGCACCCTCTGCGACCCCCGGTTGAACAACGACCAGGCCCTGGTGGCGGCCCGGACGGTCGCCGAGCTGCTCGCCCGAGGCTGA
- a CDS encoding carboxymuconolactone decarboxylase family protein, which yields MTTTNGGSARLNLRQLSSDTYAAMGKLAGTAAAAAERAGLEKPLLELVRIRASQINGCSYCLDMHAKDARHAGETEQRIYALSAWQETPFYSERERAALELTEAITLIHDGRVPDEVYEPAAKVFGEEQLAQLIWVIIVINAYNRVAITPRLTPGGYTPGA from the coding sequence ATGACCACCACCAACGGCGGCTCGGCCCGCCTGAATCTCCGTCAACTCTCGTCCGACACCTACGCGGCGATGGGCAAGCTCGCCGGCACCGCGGCCGCCGCCGCAGAGCGGGCCGGCCTGGAGAAGCCGCTGCTCGAACTGGTCCGGATCCGCGCCTCGCAGATCAACGGCTGCTCCTACTGCCTGGACATGCACGCCAAGGACGCCCGCCACGCCGGCGAGACCGAGCAGCGGATCTACGCCCTCAGTGCCTGGCAGGAGACCCCGTTCTACTCCGAGCGCGAGCGCGCGGCCCTGGAGCTGACCGAGGCCATCACCCTGATCCACGACGGCCGGGTGCCGGACGAGGTCTACGAGCCGGCGGCCAAGGTCTTCGGCGAGGAGCAGCTCGCCCAGCTGATCTGGGTGATCATCGTCATCAACGCCTACAACCGGGTCGCGATCACGCCGCGGCTGACCCCCGGCGGCTACACGCCCGGCGCCTGA